In Coffea eugenioides isolate CCC68of chromosome 4, Ceug_1.0, whole genome shotgun sequence, the genomic stretch GCATCCTTGTAGATTACCTTCTTCTTCTTGCTACGGGTAGGAAGAGGCACATTGCGATTCGCCCACCAATAGAAGAAACAGATGGCAGCCCCCATCAGCACAACAATGCTCATCATTCCTTTCAAGGAGATGGCCCAACCATCAACTCCAGGACCTAAATTCTTTCTCAAATTAGAGAAGTATTTCACCGTCCGACCAGAGAAAACAAGGGCAATATTGGCTCCCAGTCCAAACAGAGGATAGAATCTTTTAGCCTCTTCAATGGTAGTTATCTGCAACAACAAAGCATTCAGCAAAGTTAATTGCAGAAAAATAACAAAGAATTCACGCAAATTCAATTGCATCTATTTATTTACCAGTATCACCAGTAACTTAAATTTTATCAAGTGATGGtaaaacaaaaatcatcaaagctAGGTAGAAACTAATAGATAAACATGAGAACTGGCCTGTTAGTTCACCACCACGACAATAACATAATACAATGAATAAAGAAAACATTAATTCATCATTTCCAACCACGGGGCAAAGGAAGGGGAGGACTGTACCAATAATGTCAATACAAAACATGTAGAACCagtttttcgttttttttttctgggctTACGGCTCAGTTTAGCAGgaaatagaaaattttatatATGGGCCAAAGTATGACGGCTTTTGTGCTTGTCTACGAGGAACTATATCCCAAATTAGCCCAACTCAACCAACTTCACCAATCCAAGAAATAAAAGAGAGGCGGCAAAGCACAGtttagaaattttttgagaGAAGAGAGGGACAACTTTTTGGCTTTGTATGTAAAGCATATTGCAAAAAGTCACTGTTATCCACATCAGGATATTAACCCTGCTGGACAGTCAAAATCATATATTGGAATAACAATAATATGATCCCATGAATAAATAAAGGCCTATGCAAACCAAGTATAACTTCCTATATAGAcaggaaaacaagaatttaaacgcaGATTTGAAAATGTTGAACACAACCTAATAATagatgagaaaaaaaaacagttatGAAGAATCTAGCATGTGCAACATCAGCTTTAGTAGTTTGATTTCCGTAAAGATAATAAACTGAACTACTGAACTACTGGAATCCCCACGAAACAATAATTAACGGGGAAGATAATTATGCCAGTTTCAGATGCTCAAGAGAATGGAATCTTTTAACACAATCCGGAAGAGAGATAATTCTTAATATACAGCCATCCCTACTCATGGGCTGAGATAGTTACCTGATTAGCAAACCCCCAAAAAAGCACCGAAATGACCACACTTCCCCAAAGCTCTGCCATGacataaaataaacaaaaactcCAGATCCTCATAATAGCAATTGGCCCTAGAAATCTTGGGCCAAGTATATTCAGAAGCTTATCAGCAAGAGCTGTGGGGTGAAAATAATTGCTGAGCGGGTACAAAACAAACCCAAATGCCCCAAAAAAGGCGATAAAGGGAAGTATTGTGGTGTAAAAAAGAGCCTCCTTTGACAACACGTTAGCCATTTTTGTGTACAACAACATGAACCCGATAGCCATAGGTAAATTCACCCAAGTTTTCAGGAAAGGTATAATCTCAGCACTTGACCCCTTAGCTGTCACCACTAACACATCTTTGGTGTCCCTAAGAATTGTATAGTTGAAGAGGATACAGAAAAACATCATGCCAAGAGGTAAAATCTTCTTAAGGGTATTAAGCTCTATACCCAAAAACTTGGGTGGCTCGGGCTGGCGAAAAACTGGCTGGCCGTCGGCTCCTGttgcagcagcagcagcctCAGCCCTGCAAACATGGAAAGTTctattttttgggataattaaATTAGGCTTTGTGGCAAAGCcgtgaaatttttggaacccATTAAGATTTACAGAGAGACCTGAAAATGGTTTGTTTTTCAAGGGATTGAAAGGGCTAAACCTATGCCTTAAACCCTGCTGTGGAGGATTGAGCAAAGCCCTGGTTTTGGGGTTTGAAGGTAGAGAAAGAAGCCCTTTTGTCTGAAAAACAgcttgcattttttctttttcagcctCTCTTCTTGCTCTCTCCCTCCTCCCTTTCTATCCCTGAAATCCCCTCAAGAAGTTAAcccaaaaattgaatttttatgAAGTGACCATGAGGGAGAGAGAGTGAAGAAGAGAGGGATAAGGTTTTGGGTTGCCTGAGATtgaggaaggaaggaaggaaggaagaatGCTTTCCTGCAGAGGCTAAATTCCGGAGGAGGAAGATACTTTAATAAAATATCTTTTACTCCAGAgcgtatatatacatatatataaatccTACAGAGGAGCGAAGAATGAAAACCCTTCTCGTGAAGGTTGAGAAAGACAAAAACTCGtttgctgaaaaaaaaaaaaagagagaaagatgAAACTCGGTGGTAAAAAATTAATGCTACTTACCGGCAAAAGAATATTAGAACCAGTAAGACTCTGTGTTACGGGTTTTGATTGATCACTCTGTATTAACAATTCTTCAAGTTGCAATAGGTTATTAGCCACTCCTAAtgcttttaaaaaaatgattttttctctAACGGTGTCCTGTTCGTCAAAACATCTAATATTCATCTAacctattatatatatatatacatacacatattaattattattattctctcttatatttatatattttttttatttaattttatctatttttctttatatttatttacttttcttaattttttaaactaaCACCCTATGAACATCcgttaaaaaaattgttaaaaattttaTGAGATGTCCCCGAATGGGACAGTAATACACTAATATTTAGTTTATACTGATTGGTAGAGCCATAGTTATTGCTTGTGGGAGAAAATTCTGAAAGAAATACGATGCCgaaatgaaaggaaaagaaaagtgaaaGAGGACGAAAAGTGGGAAACAAACCGGAAACGCGAGTGAATCATGTGAGAAAAATTTAGTACTCCGGTCAATAATGATTTTTCCCACCTCCTCCTCCAAACCGTCACCAATTTGACTTCGATGAATTTACCAAAATACCTTTGAGATCTTTTCAACTTTAAAACAGTAAAtacggggaaaaaaaaaagtactatacAATAAATGATTTTACTATGTACACAGTAAAATCACCTAAGTTGATCCaaatttattttcaattttgtaaAGCTCATTTTGGCAAATGAAAAGATCGTCACAAGTTAGTATAGCGTAGAAGAATTAAGCGCAAGAGTATAGTAGACTATGCAATATTCATTAcacagtttttttttaaaaatttttttgactaaACAGTATATCAAATTATGTTGAAAAATCAGACTTTGACTGACAAAGtcagaacagagaaacagagaCGGCACAAAGCAACAAAATAGCATATTGGGAAACAAGGAAAGGAATAAGAGTATAAGACACGTTTCATTCGTTCCAAATTTTTTGTTCTACTTTCTATTTTGCGTcctatataaaaaattaaaaagcttttttgttcttttttttgtcCCCTAATGTTATCTCTACTTTTAATCAAATGACATGTTgcattcaaatccaaaatttgaatttccaCAATCAAAGTACTATTgataaaaagagagagagagagagagagagagttgaattTCCTACGCGTGATCAAAAGTTTGGGACGGATGAAGCAGTTGCTGCGTCTTCGCTTAAGCGGGACAAAAGGGTTGCGTTCCATTAAAATCACGTTTAAAATTGAAGGAAATTCTTAATCTGCTTCATCAGAATTTCATTGTTCAGAGGCACGAAATTGAGCAAGTTGTTGAAAAGCTTCGGTCCTTTTCAACAACTCAATTTAGGCTGTCAAGTTTGATTGCTCAAAGGAGACCAAATTGAGCATTTGATAGAGGGCCGAAAGAGAGAGGCACTTTCTGCAGATTTGCCATCTTAATATTTCCTGCCACCTTCCACCACCGCTAGATTCATTTCATATTCGCTTACGCAAgtagtcaaaaaaaaatacCAACACTAAATGCCTGGGAATTGACAGGGGATTAATATATAACAGAAATCAAACGTACGCTTATATGGCACTCGACTTGAATAagatctttttttaaaaaaaaaaaaagactttaaTAAGATCGTGAGGAGCCATGAAAGTAGCAGAGAAAGgtggttttggaagaaaaagaaaaagaaaaacacgaAGTAAATCACGATTAAGTAAGGCCAGAATTTTCCCTCATCTGGGAACACGTTTTCTTAATCGTTCTGCTTATAAAAAGATTTGATCCGAGTCCAAAACTTGCCGGCTGGCTGAAGCCTGAATGCATGAaccaacccaaaaataaaataaataaataaacaaatggTATCATTCTGTACATTGCAATGTCGCCAATGATTGATACAACGTTCATGTCAgtaatttggatgatttatttgagataattactgtagcactttttgtgatgtgatgcatgtgagataaaaaagtgattgggaatataaaatgatgattggaatttgtgaagcaaattattttatctcaAATCATCACTTCCCAAACACGCGCTGTTGTATCAGAGGTACTTTCACTTTTAGTTTTGGTGCAAAATAAGAAATTATTTGTTTGgatatcaaattttttcaaataatattttgtttgcattagaaacacatttttcttcaactcatctttttatattttcaaccacctttttatctcatatacatcacatcacaaaaaaatattacaataattattccaaataataatactctatccaaacaaattcaAAACTCTTTTCAGGGTATAACGTCCCCTGTATAATTGCCCTCATGTATAGAAGTTTTTTGTTTTGTCCTCCGCGAGCAACAATTACAGGATGTTAAAGAAACTTATGATACGTTTGATAAGATTGAagtttgaaatttaaaatctaaaatttgaatcaaataaattattgaaccgttaagtattaaatctaacaCACTTGAGTGCATGTTATATTCAGTAATAAGTGAATAGCCTATTACTTAATTTTGAGAGcaagttttgccaaaaaaattcagtaccacttaattaacttagatgttcaattttttgttatcaaactatctgaatccattaaatttaaatgttgaaCTAGATTATCAAATGGGGCATTCCTTATCctcaaaattaaaagtttaattttagccaaaaaatgaagaacaatagacatcttaaaataaaaataaaaaactatttccagatttttaaaattttttttttgtcaacacaaTAGGTGTCCAAACCTTCGGCCCGACTAGTCTCACTGCACCCAGGCCCCCGCCCCCAAGAGACTCGAGACAGTAAAAGGAATCGAACTTTGACCACACGGCCTGGGACTTAATGAGGCAACCCCAGTACCAACCGAGCCGACCCCGAGTGGCTATGTCCAGATTAACCGTTGGCATTGTTTGTCATAACTGATAAACTTTTTGTACTCATTTTAGGTACTGATTAACACGcctaaattttcatttttattacaCACTTACAACTGGCTTTCATTGCTCTCCTTACTTTTATATACTTTCCTGATTTAATTTcattagataaaaaaaaaaaactgccaCTTAATTACTGTGAGATCCTGGCGGAGAAAAGAAACGGACAAGTACAATCTTCGAGTTGATTGACTCACGGTACAAGGAGGAGGAATTAAATCAAATCGCAGGTTATAATAATACTAATTCAATCAGAACTGATTATTCTGACGGACAACAGCTCATGTGATAGAAGAATATCTGGCTTAGTTGGTGGATTGGGCCacgaggagaaaaaaaaaatattattaatgCGGAACACGCCCCTCTCTGTTCTATTTCCACGCTCTCCTACTAGTACCGATGCAGTAGATGACAAAATTCTACTAAGGGGAGATTCTGGGATTTGATACTCCTGTCTTCTTGCCACTCGGCTgctatttatttctttttaattaAATGCAAGAAGATTTGCTTAATTTATAAGTATACTCTGCAGTAATAGTACTTTAATCCCTATGACTATATATGTTATcggttattttttaaaatataaaattatttagaaaaagtaaataaatacaagaaaagatAGGTAAAATTAAATAGAGAAATATATATGAATGTTAAACAAAATcattattagtatatataaatatatgatAAATTAGGTGAATATTAAATGTATTAACGATCTTTTTAAGAGCACCTTTTAGAAAAATCATGTACTTATAACTATAAAAATAACTATGTCACCATGCATTCTATAATAGATATTTAATAAATGCTATAAATGCATGTCAGATGGCAAAtcaccccaaaaataatagCAAAAGTCAATTTCACCAGCAAATAAGCAgcagaaaacaaagaaaatgcagaaaaggacATGAAGGGAATTCAGTGGCCACTGAAGCATTAATTAGAAGTACTATATGCAACTAATATGTAAAAAATATGACCCAAAAGACTATTCCATCGTTAAAGAGGGGGAAGGAAATAAAGATAACGTTGAAACTCCAACTTCTTTTTAACACTAGGATAAgatccgtttggattagctgtttttttgtgtgtttttgaaaaattttgttgtAGCAGAGTTATTAGATtatatttttggatatttttagaaaatattttgagatatttaagagtaaaagagtttctagaatatattttgagatattttttaaaaatttttaaaaatttaaactaatttttaaattaccttttagattactttttaaaaattttattgtatttaaaaaattagtttttgaaaaacactctcATCAAAACAGAGCTGTTTTTTCAGATACCAATCAATAGTATCCACTAATTTTACTTTTAACTTATTTTAAAAGAGAGTCCAACTAGACCAAGAAGGACTAGTAAAAGAGAATCCTACttttaaattaaaatatatatatatatatactgttGCACGTTTTTAAATTTCATTGCAGGTGAAGAGTTTTGAGGCTGCTAATCTACTAGAACGAATTGGTTAATTCAGAGCCCCGAGTTCAACGTCAATCAacagaaaaagagaaaacaatttCGACAACTGCTACACAAAATTGAGGGAAGACCGGAATGGTCCAAATTTTGATGAATGGAAAGCCAGTTGCGGCACATATTCTCACAACATATTCCATAAGCTTGAGTGACAGCATGGGACACGAGCGGACATTATTGGTCCCGTGCAATTCAACGGTGGAGGTTGCGTCCACGTGGACTAAAAAGGGTAATGCTAGTACTACCTATTTGGCCAAAAATATCATCGACCTCGCGactaacaaaagaaaaagcGAAGCCTGACGTGTGACCAGATCCTCCCCTACCTCCGGACAAATTGCTGTTAGGTTTGGGCCCGTCAACTTGTCCGGGTGTACAACGTACCGACGTCAAATTGTTTCTCTAGTCGAATTGGACACTTTGATTTACTATATAATTGCTTTGTTTGGAAAGCaattttctcaagaaaaaaaaatgaagttttcatgaatataatttttaattatttttttatcttatatatatatcaaatgactataataattttttcataaaaaattcagaaaaatgcaatccaaacaaagctaTTATTGTTTTTACATGCTTCTGCGTTTATTTTCTTTCCATGTTAATTAAATTCATGTTATTGCGTTTTGTTTAAATTAACTTGCTCAGTGTTAGAATTATTACAATGCAAATTTAAGTTGTAACAAATGTTATTGGATGCATGAAGATGCTtaattttccttccttttaaCTGAACTCTTGAATTCGATTATCTTATTTCTAAAATGCCAATAATTGTTTATGCAAGGAATGCAATTTTCATtccaaaacaaccaaaaacTAATTGTTCTATAAACTACATCTAAAGCCTAATACAGAGTGGTaactttaaaattttgaaagccACAATTCATCGTGTTTGCTAATTTTAGCATACTAAAATATCACTTTTTTGGTCGTTCAAAATAACTAAAACTGCCAACCAACATTTTAAGGTTACAAAGCCGACCTTCGAAATTCCATAGCTTAATACTTTCAATCTCTCAAAAATATCGCAGTATATATTATGAAATGACAAATTTATTGCTGTTTTCACACTTTCTTTAAGGAattatttttggttaaatagcaatttaaactaaaaatatatatataaatatttattctcCTACCAAGTAATTTGTTTTTCagaaaaaaattcataaattgATTAAAACAACTACTGCattaatttgttaaagaaaaatattcaTTTGTGGCATTTTGAaattagaagaagaaaaagtcAGATGAGGAATGCTGCCTAAAACCACTAGCTTACCATTTTAACATGCACAAGTCCGTCCTTTGTGTCCTCTGCTATTTGTGGGTTAAACAATAGGCCGTGCTGCGACTGGTTTGGAGTTTATACCCCTAGGAACCCGTTGTCAGAAATTGGGCTCAGAACTTCTGGATCAAGCCCATCTAAGATACTATCATTGTGACTAGTGTTACAAAGCCCAAATTCGAGCGCAATTTTAAGTGACAATTTAGGACATCCAATCGTCAACATGGTTCCTCTATCCATCGATCGAGACTGATCAAAATCTCTCCTGAATTTGTTAGGATACACAGGTTTTGTTCCTGGTGGAAAAAAATTGTTAACCATGGAGTCTTCGAGCTCGTGGTCGCGGGCTTTGGTTCAGATCTCGCCCTACACTTTCTCCGCCGTCGGAATCGCCATCGCCATCGGTGTCTCTGTCCTCGGCGCTGCTTGGTATACTAACTTCTTCTGtaatctcttatcttcaaaattcactAGCGTTTCAATTGTACAAGATTTGTGATAGCTGAAATTGAAGAAAGCTATTATTTGCGGGTGCAATTATTGTTTACAGGGGGATATTTATAACTGGAAGCAGTTTAATTGGTGCAGCTATTAAAGCCCCTCGCATTACATCAAAAAATCTTATCAGGTGataattccttttctttattatcGTTATAAACATGTTTTGTGGTTAAATTATTTGCTTTTCCGGTGGTGAATATAATTGATAATGCATGTTCTGATTTGAAGTGGTAAAGTGATGGTAAAAGTGTAAATTCGAACGTATTGAGTTATCTAATGAGCCTTAGCTTAATGTCTTCTACTGCTATGCCACAGTCAGAATTGGATGAGGCCGTGTAAAGTTTGAGATTATTCCTTCCTTTCTGCTTTTCATTTCCTCAACAATGTTCCGATTAGGTCTTGCTTTTCATGAACATGGCATTGATTTGTAGCAGGAGCTTCTGCTGTGTAATGTTATCATTGCAGCTGTAAGAATGTGTGTATTTGATCTAAAAGTGTCATCACAAAGATTTCTTTAAATGAAATGAACTAGATCGCTGCTAACAGATACCTATGGACAAACAATGCAACATTTGTGATTCAAAATCTAGAGCACGTGAAATGTACTTCTTATGGTTTTCTACCAGTTAATAGAAGTAATGCTAACATTGGTTATTGAAAATTAGGCTTTTTGTTTTTGGGGTGGGGGGTGGGGGTTGAGGATAGATTTGATTAAACAAGATTTGATGACAGGTGTTAAACCATGAGGAGCGTGACTTGGATTATGTGATTGATTTTTTTGCCCTAGTGcaaatgccttttttttttttgttttggggtgGGGGGTTTCTGTCTAAACAGGTTTTCCATCTGGACCTTATGATTCAAAACAAACAATAAACAATGTTTACATATGAGTTTATCATGACGTCTATGATGTATTATTGCTATGATTGAGAGTGTTATATTCCCAGTTCTCATGATGGAAAAAATAGTTAAATTTTTTATCTTAGTTAGCCATTACAAAGATctcttcttgattttttttcccctttttgcttGGCCAAGGTGGTGGAGGCCAGTTAATATGTGCCAATGTTAATAATGAACTCTTTTCAAGCTAAATCTGGTGGCTATGCTATGGAACTAGCTTTATTTTTCCCATTGATATACATCTCAGatatttctttcctttctctcttaGTCTTCTTGTAACAGCATTCAAAAGTTAAATagagtttcaaaaaaatcattttcttgtcttcttTGCATTTATTTGGTTTCTTTTggtattttcttttactattCTCTTGCACTTATCTGGTTTAATGTTTTTATCTAATCATTTTTGGAGATGGATATCTTTTTTCTGTGTCTTGTTTCTAAGTGTTGGAATTGTCGAGGAAACATGCATTTGTTCTAGAGGAGGATGAAATGTTTATTCCTACTTTGCATTTATTACCATGAAATTAAACAATATTGGTGTATGTCCACAGACTCTTTCAGGACTATAAAACTGACAAATTTACTAGGGGTCCTCTATTTGTATATTCTATATGCTAAAGAAGTAACTTACTTCCTAGGGGACTTTCAGtgtgaaaagaaaatgataaaagaaagaATGAACTTGGGTCCTGACTTCAGACACCTTTTGTTTAAAGTGTCTAATTAGATCTCAAGACATTAGATTGGATAAATAATTTGTGTCTGAGAATTGATTTAGTAGTTTCTTATGGAACACCATTTGTTGAGAGCCAGAAAACAAACATTTCCCAGTTTTCACCTTTCTAATCATAAAATATATGCTGAAGTCAACAGAAATGCCGTTGGGCTGAAAACCTTTGCTTTTGTCACTATTTTGTAACCCAATACAGTTTTTTCGAGCCATGCTTTTATGTAGCGTCATTCATCTGGCTCCAAATTCTGCCTATGGTGACTGTTAGGTAATGCTAGATGTGTTGTTTATATTTGAAGAATAATGAACTTCTGGATTGTGATTGTGTTATTTTGTAATAATTATCACCTAAttgtattttcttgattaggcgtaattttttttatatttatgaatTTGTACATCTATCTTGGTGCTGCAAATGATTTTTTAAGCTGCTTCAATCTCATTCTATTTTCTGTTCAGTGTAATTTTTTGTGAGGCTGTTGCTATATATGGAGTTATTGTGGCTATCATTCTTCAGACAAAGTTAGAGAGTGTCCCTACTTCCCAGATATATGCTCCAGAATCCCTTAGAGCAGGCTACTCCATCTTTGCTTCAGGAATAATTGTGGGCTTTGCAAATCTTGTCTGTGGGTAAGTTTCTTGGTTTTTCTATATGTTTCTGGTGACCTTGAGCATAAAGCAATGTCTGCTTCATTTTGATAACATGTTTTATCTTGCTGTTTCTCTTGTGTTCTTTGAC encodes the following:
- the LOC113767674 gene encoding V-type proton ATPase subunit c''2; the encoded protein is MESSSSWSRALVQISPYTFSAVGIAIAIGVSVLGAAWGIFITGSSLIGAAIKAPRITSKNLISVIFCEAVAIYGVIVAIILQTKLESVPTSQIYAPESLRAGYSIFASGIIVGFANLVCGLCVGIIGSSCALSDAQNSTLFVKILVIEIFGSALGLFGVIVGIIMSAQASWPSKNA
- the LOC113767793 gene encoding plastidic ATP/ADP-transporter encodes the protein MQAVFQTKGLLSLPSNPKTRALLNPPQQGLRHRFSPFNPLKNKPFSGLSVNLNGFQKFHGFATKPNLIIPKNRTFHVCRAEAAAAATGADGQPVFRQPEPPKFLGIELNTLKKILPLGMMFFCILFNYTILRDTKDVLVVTAKGSSAEIIPFLKTWVNLPMAIGFMLLYTKMANVLSKEALFYTTILPFIAFFGAFGFVLYPLSNYFHPTALADKLLNILGPRFLGPIAIMRIWSFCLFYVMAELWGSVVISVLFWGFANQITTIEEAKRFYPLFGLGANIALVFSGRTVKYFSNLRKNLGPGVDGWAISLKGMMSIVVLMGAAICFFYWWANRNVPLPTRSKKKKEKPKMGTMESLKFLVSSKYIRDLATLVVAYGISINLVEVTWKSKLKAQFPSPNEYSSFMGDFSTATGIATFTMMLLSQWIFDKYGWGVAATITPTVLLLTGVGFFSLILFGDPFGPSLAKFGLTPLLAAVYVGAMQNIFSKSAKYSLFDPCKEMAYIPLDEETKIKGKAAIDVVCNPLGKSGGALIQQFMILAFGSLANSTPYLGGVLLIIVGAWLAAARSLDGQFTALRREEELEKEMERASVKIPVMTQNESDNGSLASGAALNPAEGGPASTSEPSSPRSV